The Clostridiales bacterium sequence CCGCCGTAATAGTCGTATCCCCAAACTTGCATAAGGAGATTTTCGCGAGTAAACAACTTGCCGTAATTTCGCGCAAGATGGGTCAAAAGCTCGTATTCAATAGGCGTCAAATTAATTTCCTTGCCGGCCAATATTACTTTGTGCTGGTCAATATCAATTCTCAAATCGCCATGCTCAATCACATTGCCCGAAGCGTTATCCAATTCAAGCCTCGCCTTAATCCTAGCTAACAAAACAGACAGCGAAAAAGGCTTGGGGATATAATCGTTGGCGCCCTTGTCAAAGCTTTCAAGCTCGTCCATTTCTTCGCTTCGGGCGGTCAGCATGATAATCGGGACTTTGGACGATTTTCTTATTTCTTTGCAAACCTTCCAGCCGTCTATATACGGCATCATAACATCTAGTATAATAAGCTTAATATCAGGGTCTTGTTTAAACTTTTCAAGAGCGACTTTGCCGTCCTCGGCTTCCACCACTTCATAGCCGGCGTCAGTCAGCCAATCTTTAATAAGCGTTCTAAGCCTGG is a genomic window containing:
- a CDS encoding response regulator transcription factor; amino-acid sequence: MKKTKIMIADDEARLRTLIKDWLTDAGYEVVEAEDGKVALEKFKQDPDIKLIILDVMMPYIDGWKVCKEIRKSSKVPIIMLTARSEEMDELESFDKGANDYIPKPFSLSVLLARIKARLELDNASGNVIEHGDLRIDIDQHKVILAGKEINLTPIEYELLTHLARNYGKLFTRENLLMQVWGYDYYGGDRTVDTHIGRLRIKLGEYGDKYIKTVRGYGYKFEI